The nucleotide sequence TCCATGTATTCTGCAGGACAGATTCAAAGTACCGGCAGTAATTCTGTAAGGGGTACACACATAAAGTGtctctgctcctgctgttgttgtcaTATTTGTCCCTGAGATGAGCTTTTGACCAAATATCTGTTCATCACTAAGAtcgtctatttccacctccataatatcaCCTGATGTCAcccctacctcagctcatctgctactgaaccCTTCATgcttgcctttgttacctctaaacttgtCTATTCCATTGCAGACCTGACTGGTCTTCCATATTAGACCCTGTGTAAATTTGAGctcttccaaaactctgctgcccacgtcCATTTCTCATAccaagtcccattctcctcaaagTCCTGTGCTTGCTAATCTAACTTAACTCCTGGTAAAGCAACATCACAATATTAAAATtaccatccttgttttcaaatcgcacccatgacctccctgcttgctttctctctcctgcagccccacaaccctctgagatttccGTTTTCATcgaattctggccttttgagtaTCTCCCATTTTAATTGCTCAACCACTGGTGGTCGTGCCTTCACTGCCTGggctctggaactccctgcctaaacctctccacctccctacctctccctcctccttcaggctccttaaaacctacctcttcactCAAGCTTTCAGTCTCCTGCCTTAATACCCCCTCATCTTGCTGGAAggtaaattttgttttataatgctcctgtgaaatgccttaaaacattttgccacattagaggcgctatataaatacaagttgtagtTTCAAAGCTTTAAACCCACCTTTCAAGAAAGCATTCAAGAGGTAAATTTGATTTTAGCTTTTTTTGCTGCAGATTTATATTTGAATatgaagaaatggcagaaaaGTATTTTGCATCTTGTTTTAATGTTGAAAACTGAATGTGTAGAAATCACCTGATGAGAATGCAAAAGAGTCATAGTTGAAAACAAATAATTAAAACTGCATTCAAAATTTAAAAGGTGTTAAAATAGGAAAGTTATCAACTCAGATATTGCACAGTCCAGAAAGAATTTGGGAAAAGATAGTGAAGGTATTAATCATACTGGCCAGACgagcatttattgctgatccctagttgcccttgagaaggtggtggtgagctgtcttcttgagccgctgcagtccatgtggtgtaggtacacccacagtgctgttagggagggagttccaggattttgacccagcgacagtgaaggaacagcgatatatttccaagtcaggatggtgagtgacttggagggaactcctaggtggtggtgttcccgtgtctgctgcccttgtccttctagttggtagcggtcgtgggtttgtgaggtgctgtcgaaggagccttggtgaattcctgcagtgcatcttgtagatggtacacactgctgctactgtgcgtcggtggtggagggagtgaatgcttatggatggggtgccaatcaagtgggctgctttgacctggatggtgtcaagcttcttgagtgttgtaggagctgcactcatccaggcaagtggagagtattccatcacactcctgacttgtgacttgtggacaggctttggggagtcaggaggtgagttactcgctgcaagattcctagcttctgacctgctcttgtagccacagtatttaagtagctagtccagttcagtttctggacaatagtaacccccaggatgttgatagtggggtttcagtgagggtaatgccattgaatgtcaaagggcgatggttaggttctctcttgttggagatggtcattgcctggcacttgtgtggcatgaatgttacttgccaaccGTTGGCCCAAGTCTGGGCATTGTTTAggccttgctacatttggacatggactgcttcaatatctgaggagttgtgaatggtactgaacattgtgcaatcatcagtgaacatcccacttctgaccttatgatggaaggaaggtcattgatgaaacagctgaagatggttgggccgaggacactaccctgaggaactcctgcagtgatgtcctggagctgagatgactgacctccaacaaccacaaccatcttcctttgtgttaggtatgaatccaaccagcggagagttttccccgtttcccattgaccccagtcttactagggttccttgatgccacactcagttaaatgctgccttattgtcaagggcagtcactctcacctcgcctcgggagttcagctcttttgtccatatttgaaccaaggctgtaatgaggttggagctgagtggtcctggtggaacccaaacagggcgtcagtgagcaggttattgctaaacaagtgtcaCTTGAAGGCATTGTTGATTGCCCctgccatcattttactgatgatcaagagtagactgatgggcggtaattggccaggttggatttgtcctgctttttgtgtacaggacatacctgggtaatttcccacatagccgggtagatgccagtgttgtaactgtactggaacggcttggctaggggtgtggcgagttctggagcacaagtgttcagtgctattgccgaaatgttgtcagggcccataacctttgcagtatccagtgccttcaactgtttcttggtgtcacgtggagtgaattgaattggctgaagactggcatctgtgatgctgggggcctttggaggaggccgagatggatcatccactcggtacttctggctgcaaattgttgcaaatgcttcagccttatcttttgtactgatgcgctgggctccttcatcaatgaggatggggatatttgtggagcctcctcctccagtgagatgtttaattgtccaccaccattcatgaatggatatggcagaactgcagagcttagatctgatccattggttgtggaatcgcttagctctgtctatcacttgctgcttatgctgtttgacatgcaagtagtcctgtgttatagcttcaccaggttgacacctcatttttagatgtgcctggtgctgctcctggcatgtcctcctgcactcttcattgaaccagggttgataccctggcttgatggtaatggtagagtgggggatatgctgggccatgaggttacagattttagttcagtacaattctgctgctgctgatggcccacagcgcctcatggatgtcctaTCTTAAATTGCTAGTTTGTTCGAACTCaattccatttagcacaatggtagtgccacaagacatgatggagggtatcctcaatgtgaagacaggacttcatgtccacagggactgtgcagtgctcattcctactgatactgttatggacagatgtatctatggcaggcagggtggtgaggatgaggtcaaataggtttttcccttttgttggttcccttgcCACCTGCCCTGGGCCCAGCATGGCAGCTATgtccaccatctctgctgggcctgtcctgctggtgggacaggacatacccagggatggtgatggtggtgtctgggacattgtttgtaagatatgattctgtgagaatgactatgtcaggctgtttcttgaccagtctgtgagacagctctcccaatgtcgacactagcccccagatgttagtaaggaggactttgcagggttgacagggttgagtttgctgttgtcatttccatttCCGAGTggtctgtctggcttcattccctttAGACATTTTAGCGGaatgatacaactgagtggcttgctagggcatttcagaggtcagttaagggtcagccacattgctgtgggtctggagtcacatataggccagaccaggtaaggacagcagatttccttccctaaaggacattagtgaaccagatgggttttttacaacaatcgacaatggttccatggtcatcgttagacttttaattccagattcttattgaattcaaatttcaccacctgctgtggtgggatccaaacccgggtccccagagcattaccctgggtctctggcttATTGGTCCAGTGACAATCCCACTATGTCACCGCAGTTTAAATATTGCACTCgatgtgaggaagcggtgaggtaacagcgtttcaggccaatcagaggcttgCCACCAGCGAGGTGGCATGTTTTCTatcgatgcataattaatgaggtgggaagcggatgatatggtgcaaaaacccaccattgtgccCAGctggtaaaatgacttttttctcaCCCTAcagcacttagtgaaaatctgggataattctgcccATTCTACCTATTTTACCAGTACCATGGTCTGGTTGTGAAACATGTTATACAGGTAGACCTCATTGATGTAGTGTCAGTTATTTTTCAAAGCCACATTATTAGACATAATTTCAGAGGTGCAGATGTTCAGacagtttgatggggaaagtagaAGTGGCTATTGATAATTATGAACCATATAAGCAAATGTCATCATTTTCAGCTGTCATCTTAACCTCCAGATCAGGTTATTGCCTTTAAGTCAGaagtgatgattgcacagtgttatgttccattcacaactcctcaggtcttgaagcagtccatgcccatgcAGGggttaataagtggcaagtaacgttcatgccacacaagcgccaggcaatgaccatctccaacaagagagaatctaaccatcgccccttgacgattaatggcattaacatcactgaatcccccactaacatcatcccgggagttaccattgaccggaaactgaactggactagctatataaatactgtggctacgagagcaggtcagaggctgggagttctgctgtgagtaactcacctcctgacccaccACAACctgtccaaggcacaagtcaggagtgtgatgaaaaactccccagttgcctgtgggagtgcagctccaacaacactcaaggagctcggcactatccaggacaaagcagcccactcgattggcatcccatccatcaccttaaaaaaattactccctccaccactgacacagtagcagcagcagtgtgtaccctctacaagatgcactgcaggaaatcaacaagtttttcaacagcacctcccaaacctgtgaccactaccacctagaaggacaagggcagcagacacatgggaacaccagcacaaGGCGGCTTcctttcaagtcactcaccatcctgacctggaaatatatcgtcgttccttcactggcgctgggtcaaaatcctggagctccctccctaacagcaccatggatgtacctacaccacatggactgcagcggttcaagaaggcagctcaccaccaccttctcaagggcaactagggatgggcaataaatgttgtcccagccagcgaagctcacatcccatgaatgaatttttaaaaattgcttctgGAATTCGAACCTGTTGACATCTGATTATTGATGCAAAGCTGTCAGGTAATTTTTGGTGAATAGTAAAGAATTAATCAAACGATCCTCATGAAATCAGATGAATTTGTTCTAATTTCAGAGAAATAAAAATCAATGTCTTAAAGAGGTTGAAAAAACCACAGCAATTTCAGAAAGCTTTATCATGACAAGATATCACATTCAAGACAACCGGTAAATACAGAGAGCTGTTGCagccacaatgggctgaataacctcctgTGCTGCAGCAATTCGGTGATTCTGTCTCTTAAAGGTGCTTTGACTATAATTAACGAACGCAAGTTTTTCAGCATTTAGTTCTGTGAAGTGAGAACTGGAGACGGACTTCTCTGCTGCTGCAGTACTGACCACCATATTTCCTAGGTGTCCCAGGCAGGGAGCATTCACTGGAgtcagtcagctctccactcctgcttTAAGGAAACAATTGTTTTGCTACTCGTACACTTCAACAGCGATCaccagaaacaggagcagaggcAGCGAGAGATTTTCATCAATTGCGGCTTTCCCCGTTACAAAAACCAAGagagtttgaaagagagagatgacTGTGTGTTGTCATGTTAGATTCATTTAAGAGTCGATTAAAAAAAAGTCTTCCAAATTATTCTGTCGCATAAGTTCCAGAAATGATGAAGATGAATAGTGACAAAGACTGAAGGCATGACCTGGATACCTGCCCCAGCACATCacaaagccaaacagaaccaTTCTATGAGGCATACTAAGCCATCACCAGATCTAGGAGGCAACATTACTCGGATTGGGATCACATGGATTCGTCTGCAAGTGTGAGATTAGTATTGCTTGCACTGTTATTTAAACGGAATGATTTGAGCTAAGGGTGTGACGTTAAGAACAAGGGCACATTTTATTACTAATACATTGACATTAATGTGGGTTGTACAGAAATTATGACCTGAATTAGCTGTTGGATATATCCTTGTGTCCCGTCAATTTTAGACAGGTCTGTAGCTCATCACAATGGCTTTTCCATTCTGCAGCCTAAACTATTGAAGCCCATTAATCTGTGCAGTGGAGAACTGAACAAATTTGTTTGTTTTACAGATTTTTATTTGAagattaaataaataatttatgAAATCTAATGGAAAAAGCAAACTCGAAAGCCAAGCAAAGGGCTTTTTTTTTAACGAGCAATCATTGGCATGGTAGAACAAGCTAATTTGTCACAAAGCAATACCTCAAACTGTGTGATGACACAATTCATATTTTAATTTGAGGATTGTGGTTCTAAAATAATCAACTCTTGAAAAGTTGTGAATGAATTAAATTAAATGTTGTTGATGTTAAAATAATTCTATTTTGTTTAAGATTTGAATATTTGTATATGTTTAGGTTACCTGTCAGAAACTCTGATTTTACTCTTGGTATGCGGGTATAAGAGCAGACTTAGGATCATATATTAAAGGTGAAAAACAAATGCATTGTGTCCTGTATGATGTAGCATTGGATTAAACTAGTGTTTAACTTGGTTCCCAGaattaataattaattaaaataatttttaactttcaaaaggcaattggacatgtacttgaagagggctaatttgcagggttatgggagaaaatgtgggagtgtgggtttaaattggacagattttaaagagctggcacaatTATTTTGTATTTATCAAATCATAGAATGTTACAACATTGTGGAATGGCCTCCTATGTTGCTGTAAGATCCTATGATTTGATAAATACAAGATAATTGTGGCATTATGTAGACTGATCCATTAAAAACAAATATAACAACACAGCAACATTTAGGACTATCTCTTTTTTGGAACAATCTTACACTTGCAATTTCAGTTTTGTTCAGTCATTGAACATTAACCAACCTGTGATTTCATTACTCAGTTTGGGTGAGAAACATCAGACAATTTCGCTGGTAGAAATATAACATTTTAGAGGAGATGTGATTGAGTTGAAATAATCACAGAAAATAATGTTTTGCTTTATATTTTCCCAAAGCCTGTGATCAGATCAGGTAACTTTGTATGATGAGTTTGTATAAGGAAGGTTGTGCAGACaattaaaatattaaatatttaaatgtcTTACCTTCTTCCTCCTGAGGGAAATCCCTGACCTTTTTTTCTAGACgattgtaatttttttaaaatcgaaAAATAAATTCATTTTCATCATTTTGTTTCTAAAACCAAATGAGGTGATCAATCAGTAATGAAGCCAGATGGGTTTGATGCATTTAATATAGGTTATCATCTTCAACACAATATATCTGAAAAAATGGCAAAGCATCAGTGACTAATTTTAAGAGTGCCAAAACTggaattttgttttaatttaaagATTACTAATGCCTTCAGTAAGTTAATTCTCACGGTACAGTACTGACCCTGCTTGAACTGCGTGGTGAGTTACAATTTTGGTCTTTTTTTCCACTCACTTGAATGAGTCATATCTCATTTTCCAAAAGTCAAGAGGAGACAGTGAGAACTCTCAGGATTTTGCACTATGGTACGAGAACCAGCACCACAAATTTTCAACCCCCAGTAGTATCCACAACACATCAGTAGATCACTTCACTCCTTCATGAAAGCACTTGACAATGTTCTTTTTAGTTTCTCCGTTCCCGGCGGTCTCTGATTTATCTATTTTATTGTTCCTTCACCACTACTTTTGGCCTTGCATCACCATGCCTTTTGTCATTTAAATTCCCCTGCCTTCCCACATTAATTCAACACAAGGTGTGCTGGAATAGAATGCATTAGAATTTTGCTTTATTTTCATGTCAATTTTTTCCCAGGTGGCAGGTGTTAGCTAGTAAATAGCAAGATTTCTCAACATGATATAAACTAACACGTTACTGCAGCGCGTAACTTGAACTGCAGCAATCTATATTTTCCTCACAATACTTTACAAGGTTGGTGTACCctaaaaaaaaatataatttgAATATTACTGCTAAACTAAAAGCTAATTTCATTTTTTGACAGCAGTAAGCAAGTCTTTGTCTAGGCAGTGAAGGTAGTGTGTTTATGCCAATTCTTGCCAGTCACACTGGTTAAATATTGTTTAACAGTTTTATTATTTTGGACCTGATCCATAATTAGTATTAACGGAAATCTCTGCAGTTAACTTGTGGACATCCCACAAAGGAATCCTGATTCCCTCTCTTTCTTAATGATTATTAATAAATAGTAATGCTTTTAGTATGAACAACCTACACAGAAACCTCGATAACACTTTATTTTGTTCGATTTccatgaaagtttttaaaaaaaaaagcatttttatTTAAACTAACAATAGTATTGATACCATAATGGCTCATCATGGTTTCTGAGACCAAAGAAGGAGCTGAGTAATGTCCATAGTTGAAATTAAACATTTGTGGCAGTATCCCAGCTAGTGATGGCCACAGTTGGTGTTTATTTACTGTTTTTAAGCTATGAGGTTCAGTTCATCCTCCTAGCTAATTCTTCTGATACCATCTTCAGTATTTGCTGTTTTAAAAATatagacattttaaaattaacagGTGGAAAATAATGGAAAAAAGATGCCGATTAACTGTTCAtcctaataatttttaaaatgtgatgCTAATGCTGACAATTACATTctaaaattgtttcccttccttTATCATCTATGTAATAAGAGGCAGCTTGTTGATATTTtccatgtgattttttttaaagtggaggGAGAATAGAAAATTGTGAAACAGGGATCTCCGTTTTCAGTCCTGAGGTAAGGGGTCTGGAATTAAGATAATTTCTTTCCAGTTTCATCCATTTTAATAATAATTCCATTTTGAATCTGAAGACAGATTTCACCATGACTTCACTGACTTTTGCCCTTTTGCAATGGGAGACAGGTTTTTCCAATAAAATGCTTCGCAAATTTTTTTGTCTGGGGGAATTCATATCAAGATGTTAAACTAATTTCAAGTCAGCTGTCTCTGGCTTTCTGTTATTCACAGAAGTCAATACGCGAGTTTTGTGTAGACACAGGAACTGTGTCCTGTTATCCTGATAACAGCTCCGGACTCTGAAACCTGAATACGTTAAATTGATGAGCATCTGTAGTTGGGCACAATCATCTTACAAATCAGCGTCTTTAGCTTATGATTGATGGGGGCAATAGGTAATTTATGAGaaacctgacagtgcagcaggttAACGAAATACAAATAGGTGAAGGTTTGCAGTTTACCCTTATAACTGGCCGAGTAAAAATTCCACATGTTCAGAGAGTGAGGAAAGTGGCTTTAGATTTCATGAATGATCAGTACCATAGGATGACACATAAAATGTAGAAATTCATCATTTGTTAGTATTCCAAAATAATTGGAAATTGGCTCAATTAAGGAAGAAATATTTTCCATTGAAACACCTTAACAGGAAGAGGAGAGACTGGCACCTATGGTAAAAGAATTCTTGTTTAACATTCATACCAAACATGAAAAGATTTACTCCTTTATAGTTTTAAATGTTACCTCCGTCTCAAACTATATGTTCCTAAAAATTTATCTTTGCAATAAAAACTTAAAAACCTTCTCAATGGAGAGCAAGGGAGTGTTTTTCTTCTCATTCTTTAACTCCAAGTCACCTTCTTCAACAATTTTTTGAAATCTTCATAACCCAGCATCTAATCTCACCAGAAACCTCAGCACTGGTCTCCACACTCCATCCTGGACTTGCTTGCCATGTTTGATCCAACCACTACAAACACGGTCTAACCCAAACTCTTCCTCGGCTTGCAACATTGAGAAATTCATTAGTCAATGTAAATCATGGAAATAGAAATTAAACGTTCACCTCCTAAAATACCAGCCCATCTTTCCCTTTCACATCTTGATTCATCGATTTTTGCATTTCTGATATTTGTGGAGTTTTTTTATATCTATTTTCAGCCAGGCCTGCTGTACAGAATGGGTATGAACTGGCCACAGCCCCTGTTAGCTCTTCAGTTCACATCAGTTTTCATTACGCAGAAAGACttatatttatattgtgcctttcgtAATCGCcaaacatcccaaagtactttacgcCAGTgacatacttttgaagtgtagtcactgttgtaatgcagaaaaAGCGGCAactaattttcacacagcaagataccaccaagaaaaaaacaacagatctgtttttctgatgttgattgagggatagatattggccaggacactgtgaagaacttttttttaaatagtgccaCGCAAAGTTTCACttccacctgagagaacagatggGTCCTCAGTTTactatctcatccaaaagatggcacctctgaaagtgcagcactccctcagtgaaggGTCAACCtatatttttgtgctcaagtcctggaatacacaaccttctgacacaaCTAAAGCCAACTGTCAGAAATTGGTGATGAATAGTTAATATACTAACGTGGCAATATGGTATTGAGAAGGatgttttaatatttaaaatacaGGAGCATGATATAGAAGGATACTAGTTAGCACCATAACCACTGAGTTATAATCCTCTAAACTGAATCACAATGCAAGAGCTAAGGACTTCATAATTAGAGGGAAATTCATCAGTGCTCTGATGTGATACAGCTGTTGGCCAGTTCacaagagcagagacagagagctaaGACCAGATTTCTAGCCATCTCAGTTGAAGAAGTTACATGACACACAAAGACCAGATGGGGGATGAGGTTACAAAATGCCCACAGTGGGAAAGCAAACCACCTGCTGATGGTGAGAAGATCTCACTGCTTCTTCCCTAGCTGGTCTTCTAATTCTTAGAACATGTATAGTGTTATTTCCAAGTGCCACTTATTTAGAAATGGCTGAAACTACAGTTCAAAGGTTTTGATTGGCTCTGCTAATTTCCATTATGCTTTTTTTCTGCCTTTGTCAGCAGCTGCAAGATGAGAGGTTTTTCAATTTCTCACCAGAATGCTGCAGCTGAACACATTTTTTGTGGGTTTCTTGACCTTGTCCTGTTTTGTAGTTGTAGATGTCAAtttaaagtacaaaagcaaaatactataggtgctggaaatcagaaataaaaacagaaaatgctaataTTTCAGTGCCATAAGATCTTTTAAGCCCACTGGACAGAGCAGGCATGGGCCTCGGTCTAACCTCATCTAAGAGATGAAAGAAGCGCCATTTTCAATAATCTGATTCACAAATACCTCAATTTTGGCTGCATGTCCCCAGCATGACCCCAGCCTCCCAAATGATGTTTGCAAATCAGGTAATTGTTTGTGGAATAGTCAAACCCATTTTGTTTACTTCCTCTGTCTGTTAAGTTGGACAAATTCCTACACGAGAAAATTCGCAGTGAAAATCACATCTTCTTTAAGGTTTTCAAaaccttatttttattttatacttATTAAGACCCTAATCATTTCTGCTCCCAATGTCAAGATCAAGCAGTAGGTAAATCGTTCCTTCCGTTCTACCTTAACAATGTACCTCAACATGCCAGGAGGTAACCTTTAAAATTATCCCTCAATTCTGCAATAAAATGGCGTGTTACTGCCTGTTTCTCATGGGGATTATTTATTTTGATAAAATATAATCTTAATCTCTTCTACTGTTTGGGAAACAAGACAGCTTTAATCTCTGACGATGATACACTTGACATTGAAAAATGCCTATCACAGTTTTTATGGCAGATGTAACCGGAACTAGAGGTTTGGCCACCAGGTTTTCAAAGGATGTAGATTTAATAAAATTCAGAGGTAATAAATATAtcattggtttaaaaaaaatttcacatTGCTAAGCTTTTAAAATCAGAAGCAGTTTGTAAATAGCAAAAAGATAGAATCTCATACATAAACCTCAGAAAAACACATCATTGCTATGCCAGCTATGTCTCTTCAATACAAGCAACCACAATACTCTGGCCACCACCCACCAACGAATACAACCAACCCCCGGAATGGGCAAAAAGCCGAAGCTTGCAAATTTTTGCTTTAACATTAAATACGAAGTCAAGCTGAAGGTTGGCAGCATAGTTGCAGAACCGGTTGGTTAAGGGCGGTTGATTTGATCACGTAGAAAAACAATGGCGACCTCACTGGAGCCGACTACTGGGTATGACTATCAGACCTACTCAGATCCCTTTTGCGAATTCCAGGACATGGCCTATGCAAAAGATTTCATCGTTACAATCTACTGTCTGGTTTTCATTGTTGGTGCCTTTGGAAATGTTATTGTGATAATTATCATGAGGTCAAAGAGAAAGTCTAACCGTTTAGTTGATGTCTTTATCACCCACTTAGCAATTGCAGACCTTGTGTTCCTACTCACCCTACCTCTCTGGGCAGTTTCGACTGCCTTGGACCATCACTGGCTCTTTGGAGGGGGCCTCTGCAAGATGTGTAGCTACATTGTTGTTGTCAACATGTACTCCAGCATATTCTTCTTGACTTGCATGAGCATCGACAGGTATGTGGCCATCGTGCTGTCGATGAACTATGGCTACCTGAGAAGCAGGAGGTATGCCATCATTGCCAGCTTGGTGATCTGGATAATCTCGTTTGCTCTCGGGTTGCCCACTCTCTCATTCAGGTACATGGTCCTGGTGGATTATAATGACAAGTGGATCTGCTCTGAGCTCAACACACCCTCCAACCACATTTTCACCCTGATTACCAGATTCATTGCCTTCGTCTTGCCCCTGGGCATCATCACGATGTGTTACAGCTCGGTGGGCATCAAACTCTATCGACACTCTGACAGGATGAGAAAGGAGGAAAGGCAGAAAAGGAAGTCGATTAAAATTGGCTTTTGGATCATCACTTTGTTCGTTTTGTCTTGGCTTCCTTACAACATCTTGAAGACCATGGACGTGTTGGTCCAATCCTCGACCATCCAAGCTTCGTGTGACACCCAGGAAGCAGTGAGTAAAGGTATaatgctcttcacctgcctggcaTTCATGAACAGCTGTGCCAACCCAATTGTCTACTTGGTTTTCGAT is from Carcharodon carcharias isolate sCarCar2 chromosome 13, sCarCar2.pri, whole genome shotgun sequence and encodes:
- the LOC121286162 gene encoding apelin receptor A-like, encoding MATSLEPTTGYDYQTYSDPFCEFQDMAYAKDFIVTIYCLVFIVGAFGNVIVIIIMRSKRKSNRLVDVFITHLAIADLVFLLTLPLWAVSTALDHHWLFGGGLCKMCSYIVVVNMYSSIFFLTCMSIDRYVAIVLSMNYGYLRSRRYAIIASLVIWIISFALGLPTLSFRYMVLVDYNDKWICSELNTPSNHIFTLITRFIAFVLPLGIITMCYSSVGIKLYRHSDRMRKEERQKRKSIKIGFWIITLFVLSWLPYNILKTMDVLVQSSTIQASCDTQEAVSKGIMLFTCLAFMNSCANPIVYLVFDCYFRASFFQLLPCQAARRLNVHSSTSLPNSTRSQRHNSSFYKDKKTFSLAKISSKSRSMC